Genomic segment of Vibrio natriegens NBRC 15636 = ATCC 14048 = DSM 759:
AAGAGTCTAAATCCTTTATGCTCCCTCGCCTTTGTAACCACTGTGACAACCCGCCCTGCGTGGCAGTTTGTCCCGTTCAGGCGACTTTCCAGCGCGAAGATGGGATCGTCATGGTGGACAACAGCCGCTGCGTCGCCTGCGCGTATTGTGTACAAGCTTGCCCTTACGACGCTCGTTTTATCAATGAAGACACACTTACTGCTGACAAATGCACCTTCTGCGCACATCGACTAGAAAATGGCTTATTGCCAGCTTGCGTGGAGACTTGTGTGGGCGGTGCTCGCGTGATTGGAGATTTGAATGACCCATCAAGTGAAATCCGCCGCTTGATTGCAGAACATCAAAACGACATCAAAGTGCTCAAGCCCAAACAAAGCACCAAACCGCACGTTTTTTATATCGGCATGGATGAACGCTTTACCGACCACATAGACGGACAACCAGCGATTTACGACCCACAAGGAGAACACGCATGAACATCACCGAAGTGTTAGTCCAACCTCAAGCGATGGCCTGGCTCCCGTGGGCAGTGCAGTATTTCTTCTATATCGGTTCTGCTTATGCGGCAGCCATTCTGTTTTTGATTGCTTTACTGTTTGAACAATACACCAGCCACCGGCTGCGCGCTGCATTGGTACTAACCTTGGCCATAGGTGCTATCGTGGGACCGTTGGCGTTAACGGGCGATCTACACCAGCCGGGGCGCGCTTGGCATTTTTACGCGCATTTCACCCCGTGGTCGTGGATGTCTTTAGGCTCGCTGTTCCTGCCCGTATTTTCTGGTC
This window contains:
- the dsrO gene encoding sulfate reduction electron transfer complex DsrMKJOP subunit DsrO, whose product is MDSTKRRFLSAVTAGAALIPIAGIGTATAGNVIRNNHSPDRKGQVGKRYAMVIDLRKCVGCQACTVGCSIENQAPIGQFRTTVKQYEVTLDDGSIATQESKSFMLPRLCNHCDNPPCVAVCPVQATFQREDGIVMVDNSRCVACAYCVQACPYDARFINEDTLTADKCTFCAHRLENGLLPACVETCVGGARVIGDLNDPSSEIRRLIAEHQNDIKVLKPKQSTKPHVFYIGMDERFTDHIDGQPAIYDPQGEHA